In Rhodobacter xanthinilyticus, a single window of DNA contains:
- the fabB gene encoding beta-ketoacyl-ACP synthase I, producing the protein MRRVVITGLGIISPIGNNAEEVTASLRAGRSGIVFAPEYAEHGFRSQVKGQPRIVLEDHIDKRNLRFMGPGAAYNFLAMEQAIADAGLAPEDVSNPRTGLVMGSGGPSTSNLFEAHKIVVEKGAPKRMGPFMVTRCMSSTNSACLATPFKIKGVNYSITSACSTSAHCIGNGAELIQMGKQDIVFAGGGEELDWTLSCLFDAMGAMSSKYNDAPETASRPFDATRDGFVIAGGGGVVVLEELEHALARGAKIYAELTGYGATSDGNDMVAPSGEGGERSMRLAIGTLPEGRKINYINAHGTSTPAGDVTEMDAIRRIFGEGAVPPVTSTKSLTGHSLGATGVHEAIYSLLMMQGGFIAASANVRELDPAIRPGEIVTELREGVEFDSILSNSFGFGGTNASLVMSKYNG; encoded by the coding sequence ATGCGCCGCGTCGTCATTACCGGGCTCGGGATCATCTCGCCCATCGGCAACAACGCCGAAGAAGTCACCGCCAGCCTGCGCGCCGGCCGCTCGGGCATCGTCTTCGCGCCCGAATATGCCGAACATGGCTTCCGCAGCCAAGTCAAGGGCCAGCCCCGGATCGTGCTCGAGGACCATATCGACAAGCGCAACCTGCGCTTCATGGGTCCGGGCGCGGCCTATAACTTCCTCGCGATGGAACAGGCGATCGCCGATGCCGGCCTCGCGCCCGAGGATGTGTCGAACCCGCGCACCGGCCTCGTGATGGGCTCGGGCGGCCCCTCGACCTCGAACCTCTTCGAGGCGCACAAGATCGTCGTCGAGAAAGGCGCGCCCAAGCGCATGGGGCCGTTCATGGTCACCCGCTGCATGTCCTCGACGAACTCGGCCTGCCTCGCCACGCCCTTCAAGATCAAGGGCGTGAACTATTCGATCACCTCGGCCTGCTCGACCTCGGCGCATTGCATCGGCAACGGCGCCGAGCTGATCCAGATGGGCAAGCAGGACATCGTCTTCGCCGGCGGCGGCGAAGAGCTCGACTGGACGCTCTCGTGCCTCTTCGACGCGATGGGCGCGATGAGCTCGAAATACAATGACGCTCCGGAAACCGCGTCGCGCCCCTTCGATGCGACCCGCGACGGCTTCGTCATCGCCGGCGGCGGCGGCGTGGTGGTGCTCGAAGAGCTCGAACATGCGCTCGCCCGCGGCGCCAAGATCTATGCCGAGCTGACCGGCTACGGCGCGACCTCGGACGGCAATGACATGGTCGCCCCCTCGGGCGAGGGCGGCGAGCGCTCGATGCGCCTCGCCATCGGCACCCTGCCGGAAGGCCGCAAGATCAACTACATCAACGCGCATGGCACCTCGACGCCGGCCGGCGATGTCACCGAAATGGACGCGATCCGCCGGATCTTCGGCGAGGGCGCGGTGCCGCCGGTGACCTCGACGAAATCGCTCACCGGCCACTCGCTCGGCGCGACCGGGGTGCATGAGGCGATCTATTCGCTCCTGATGATGCAGGGCGGGTTCATCGCGGCCTCGGCCAATGTGCGCGAGCTCGACCCGGCGATCCGCCCCGGCGAGATCGTCACCGAGCTGCGCGAAGGCGTCGAGTTCGACTCGATCCTCTCCAACAGCTTCGGCTTCGGCGGCACCAATGCCTCGCTCGTCATGAGCAAGTATAACGGCTGA
- a CDS encoding enoyl-ACP reductase FabI encodes MADLMKGKRGLVMGVANERSIAWGIAKALAEEGAELAFTYQGEAFGKRVEPLAASLGSSILVDVDVNDDASMDAAFAVLKDTWGTLDFVVHAIAYSDKNELAGRFIHTSRENFKNSLAISCYSFIDVARRAADLMPAGGSLITLTYGGSNRVTPFYNVMGVAKAALESSVRYLANDLGPQGIRVNAISPGPMKTLAGAAIGGARKTFRHTEANSPLRQNATLEAVGGTAVWLCSDYGACTTGDVVMVDCGYHVLGMPQPGNI; translated from the coding sequence ATGGCTGATCTGATGAAGGGCAAGCGCGGGCTGGTCATGGGCGTGGCCAATGAGCGCTCGATCGCCTGGGGTATCGCCAAGGCGCTCGCCGAAGAGGGCGCCGAGCTCGCCTTCACCTACCAGGGCGAAGCCTTCGGCAAGCGTGTCGAGCCGCTCGCCGCCTCGCTCGGCTCCTCGATCCTCGTCGATGTCGATGTGAACGACGACGCCTCGATGGATGCGGCCTTCGCGGTGCTGAAAGACACCTGGGGCACGCTCGATTTCGTGGTCCATGCGATCGCCTATTCCGACAAGAATGAGCTCGCCGGGCGCTTCATCCACACCTCGCGCGAGAACTTCAAGAACTCGCTCGCGATCTCCTGCTACAGCTTCATCGACGTGGCCCGCCGCGCCGCCGACCTCATGCCCGCGGGCGGCTCGCTGATCACGCTGACCTATGGCGGCTCGAACCGGGTGACGCCGTTTTACAACGTGATGGGCGTGGCGAAAGCGGCGCTGGAAAGCTCGGTGCGCTATCTCGCCAACGATCTCGGGCCGCAGGGCATCCGCGTCAACGCGATCTCGCCCGGCCCGATGAAGACCCTCGCCGGCGCCGCGATCGGCGGGGCGCGCAAGACCTTCCGCCATACCGAGGCCAACAGCCCGCTGCGCCAGAACGCCACCCTCGAGGCCGTCGGCGGCACCGCGGTCTGGCTCTGCTCGGATTACGGCGCCTGCACGACGGGCGATGTCGTCATGGTCGATTGCGGCTATCACGTGCTCGGCATGCCGCAGCCCGGCAATATCTGA
- a CDS encoding alpha/beta fold hydrolase — MSKIQYFTADDGAKIGYRDAGNGPVVLALAGLTRTGEDFDYIAPHLENYRLIRMDYRGRGASDWTGAASYTVPREAADAVQLLDHLGVARAAILGTSRGGLIGMVLAATARERVAGLCLNDVGPVLEKAGLVRIFDYVGRNPAAKTLAELAEKLPRAMPGFAHVPASRWAEEVAHHYIETDEGVKINYDPALRESFLAAFSGEEVPTAWPLFDACAGLPLALIRGANSDLLSAKAAAEMRARRPDMTFAEVPDRAHVPFLDEPEAAGAVLKWLNLARAD, encoded by the coding sequence ATGTCGAAGATCCAGTATTTTACCGCCGATGACGGGGCGAAGATCGGCTATCGCGACGCAGGCAACGGGCCGGTGGTTCTGGCGCTGGCGGGGCTCACGCGGACCGGCGAGGATTTCGACTATATCGCCCCCCATCTCGAAAATTATCGTTTGATCCGAATGGATTACCGGGGCCGGGGGGCGAGCGATTGGACCGGTGCTGCGAGCTATACCGTGCCGCGCGAGGCGGCCGATGCGGTGCAGCTTCTCGATCATCTGGGCGTGGCGCGGGCGGCGATTCTGGGCACCTCGCGGGGCGGGCTGATCGGGATGGTGCTGGCCGCAACGGCGCGGGAGCGGGTCGCGGGGCTTTGTCTGAACGATGTGGGGCCGGTGCTTGAGAAGGCGGGACTCGTGCGGATTTTCGATTATGTCGGGCGTAACCCCGCGGCGAAAACGCTGGCCGAGCTGGCCGAGAAGCTGCCCCGCGCGATGCCGGGCTTTGCCCATGTGCCCGCAAGCCGTTGGGCCGAAGAGGTGGCGCACCACTATATCGAGACCGATGAGGGGGTCAAAATCAACTATGACCCGGCGCTGCGCGAGAGCTTTCTCGCGGCGTTTTCGGGCGAGGAGGTGCCAACGGCCTGGCCGCTTTTTGACGCCTGCGCAGGCCTGCCGCTCGCGCTGATCCGGGGGGCGAATTCGGATCTCCTCTCGGCCAAGGCCGCCGCCGAGATGCGCGCCCGCCGCCCCGACATGACCTTCGCCGAAGTGCCCGACCGGGCGCATGTGCCGTTTCTCGACGAGCCGGAGGCGGCGGGGGCGGTGTTAAAATGGCTTAATTTGGCAAGGGCAGATTAA
- the thyX gene encoding FAD-dependent thymidylate synthase, whose amino-acid sequence MPLTPEQQAEIAAQRAQTTQTLRATAPGMEAHLYTAHPVLDHGLVRVIDYMGDDAAICQAARVSYGRGTKAVSDDSGLIRYLMRHWHSTPFEMCEVKFHVKLPVFVARQWIRHRTANVNEYSARYSILDREFYIPAPEALAAQSTVNNQGRGQVLEGAEAARVLDLLREDAMRAYDHYEDMLSPDESAGKLGLARELARMNLPANIYTQWYWKIDLHNLFHFLRLRADSHAQYEIRVYAETMCRIVKDWVPAAYGAFEDYRLGGVTLSGKAVEVLKRRLAGETVTQESSGMSKGEWREFEGVWG is encoded by the coding sequence ATGCCGCTCACCCCCGAACAGCAAGCCGAGATCGCGGCCCAGCGCGCCCAAACCACGCAAACGCTGCGCGCCACCGCCCCGGGGATGGAGGCGCATCTCTACACCGCCCATCCGGTGCTCGACCACGGCCTCGTGCGGGTGATCGATTACATGGGCGATGATGCGGCGATCTGCCAGGCGGCGCGGGTGAGCTACGGGCGCGGCACGAAAGCGGTTTCCGATGACAGCGGGCTGATCCGCTATCTGATGCGGCACTGGCATTCGACACCTTTTGAAATGTGCGAGGTCAAGTTCCACGTCAAACTGCCGGTCTTCGTCGCCCGGCAATGGATCCGCCACCGCACGGCGAATGTGAACGAATATTCCGCGCGCTATTCGATCCTCGACCGCGAATTCTACATCCCCGCCCCCGAGGCGCTCGCCGCGCAATCGACGGTGAACAACCAGGGCCGCGGCCAGGTTCTCGAAGGCGCCGAGGCAGCGCGCGTGCTCGATCTCTTGCGCGAAGACGCGATGCGCGCCTATGACCATTACGAGGATATGCTCAGCCCCGACGAAAGCGCCGGCAAACTCGGCCTCGCGCGCGAGCTTGCGCGGATGAACCTGCCCGCGAATATCTATACCCAGTGGTATTGGAAGATCGACCTCCACAATCTGTTCCATTTCCTGCGCCTGCGCGCCGATAGCCACGCGCAATACGAGATCCGCGTCTATGCCGAGACCATGTGCCGGATCGTCAAGGATTGGGTGCCCGCGGCCTATGGCGCCTTCGAGGATTATCGCCTCGGCGGCGTCACTCTCTCGGGCAAGGCGGTCGAAGTGCTCAAACGCCGCCTCGCCGGCGAAACCGTGACGCAGGAAAGCTCGGGCATGTCGAAGGGCGAATGGCGGGAGTTTGAGGGGGTTTGGGGGTGA
- the istB gene encoding IS21-like element helper ATPase IstB produces the protein MSEAPKILLAHHLKTLKLPTFLREHEKVARQCAAEGLDHVQFLSRLVELELIDRERRMVERRIKAAKFPATKSLDSFDFKAIPKLNKMQVLELARCEWIERRENVIALGPSGTGKTHIALGLGLAACQKGMSVSFTTAAALVNELMEARDERRLLRVQKQMAAVKLLIIDELGFVPLSKTGAELLFEMISQRYERGATLITSNLPFDEWTETFGTERLTGALLDRLTHHVNILEMNGESYRLAQSRARKTGDNT, from the coding sequence ATGAGCGAGGCTCCGAAGATCCTGCTTGCCCACCATCTGAAGACGCTGAAGCTGCCCACCTTCCTGCGGGAACACGAGAAGGTTGCGCGCCAATGCGCCGCCGAAGGGTTGGACCATGTCCAATTCCTGTCGCGCCTCGTTGAACTGGAACTCATTGACCGCGAGCGGCGGATGGTCGAGCGCCGCATCAAGGCTGCGAAGTTCCCGGCCACCAAAAGCCTCGACAGCTTCGACTTCAAGGCGATCCCGAAGCTGAACAAGATGCAGGTGCTGGAACTGGCGCGCTGCGAATGGATCGAACGGCGTGAGAACGTGATCGCCCTTGGCCCCAGCGGAACCGGCAAGACCCACATTGCCTTGGGCCTCGGGTTGGCGGCCTGCCAGAAGGGCATGTCTGTCAGCTTCACCACCGCCGCCGCGCTGGTCAACGAGCTGATGGAGGCGCGAGACGAACGTCGGCTGCTGCGCGTCCAGAAGCAGATGGCTGCCGTCAAGCTGCTGATCATCGACGAGCTCGGGTTCGTGCCCCTGTCAAAGACCGGCGCCGAGCTGCTTTTTGAGATGATCTCCCAGCGCTACGAGCGCGGTGCCACGCTGATCACCAGCAATCTGCCCTTCGATGAATGGACCGAGACCTTCGGCACCGAGCGGCTGACCGGCGCGCTCCTCGACCGGTTGACCCACCACGTCAACATCCTCGAGATGAACGGCGAAAGCTATCGCCTCGCGCAAAGTCGCGCGCGCAAGACCGGCGACAACACCTGA
- the istA gene encoding IS21 family transposase — MELYKKVRLACAEGMSARAAAKHFNISRGTVEKMLAFSVPPGYRRDKPIRRPKLDGFTEFIDAWLEADKAVHRKQRHTAKRIWERLQAEHGFTGGYTIVKDYVRERERRTREMFVPLAHPPGHAQADFGEAVVVIAGVEQKAHFFVIDLPHSDAYFVRAYPAATAEAWIDGHVRAFAFFGGVPQSVLYDNDRCLVSKIQPDGTRIRATLFSGLQSHYLFRDRYGRPGKGNDKGAVEGMVGYARRNHMVPIPHFASWDAFNADLEGQCCARLTRILRGHKETIGERLQRDLAAMRPLPTAPFDACDQASGRVSSQSLVRYDTNDYSVPVAYGHQDVWIRGYVDEVVIGCRGEVIARHPRCYDREDMIFDPVHYLPLIERKINALDQAAPLAEWDLPEEFQTLRRLMEARMLKMGRREYVQVLRLLETFGMDDLHAAVKKALKLGAVGFDAVKHLVLCQVEKRPPRLDLDVYPYLPRANVETTRAASYMALMSEAAE, encoded by the coding sequence GTGGAACTTTACAAGAAGGTTCGCTTGGCGTGTGCCGAGGGCATGAGCGCGCGGGCGGCGGCGAAGCATTTCAACATTTCGCGCGGGACGGTTGAGAAGATGTTGGCCTTCTCGGTGCCGCCTGGCTACCGGCGGGACAAGCCGATCAGGCGGCCGAAGCTGGACGGGTTCACCGAGTTCATTGACGCCTGGCTTGAAGCCGACAAGGCGGTGCATCGCAAGCAGCGTCATACGGCCAAGCGGATATGGGAACGGCTTCAGGCCGAGCATGGCTTCACCGGCGGCTATACGATCGTCAAGGATTACGTGCGTGAGCGTGAGCGGCGGACACGGGAGATGTTCGTGCCACTGGCCCATCCGCCGGGCCATGCTCAGGCCGATTTTGGCGAAGCGGTCGTCGTCATCGCCGGTGTCGAGCAGAAGGCGCATTTCTTTGTCATCGACCTGCCGCACAGCGATGCCTATTTCGTCCGGGCCTATCCGGCGGCGACGGCGGAGGCCTGGATAGACGGGCATGTCCGCGCCTTTGCCTTCTTCGGCGGGGTGCCGCAGTCGGTGCTCTACGATAACGACCGCTGCCTGGTCTCGAAGATCCAGCCAGATGGCACGCGCATCCGCGCCACGCTGTTCAGCGGCTTGCAGTCGCATTACCTGTTTCGGGATCGCTATGGTCGGCCCGGGAAGGGGAACGACAAGGGCGCTGTCGAGGGGATGGTCGGCTACGCCCGCCGCAACCACATGGTGCCGATCCCCCACTTTGCCAGTTGGGACGCCTTCAACGCCGACCTTGAAGGGCAGTGCTGCGCACGCCTCACGCGCATTCTTCGGGGTCACAAGGAGACGATCGGCGAGAGGCTGCAGCGCGATCTGGCGGCGATGCGCCCATTGCCTACTGCCCCGTTCGACGCCTGCGACCAAGCGAGCGGCAGGGTCAGCTCGCAGTCGCTCGTGCGCTATGACACCAACGATTACTCGGTCCCGGTCGCCTATGGCCATCAGGATGTCTGGATCCGCGGCTATGTCGATGAGGTCGTGATCGGCTGTCGCGGGGAGGTGATCGCCCGACACCCGCGCTGTTACGATCGCGAGGACATGATCTTCGACCCGGTTCACTACCTCCCGCTGATCGAGCGCAAGATCAATGCCTTGGACCAGGCTGCGCCTCTGGCGGAATGGGACCTGCCCGAAGAGTTCCAGACTTTGCGCCGCCTGATGGAGGCGCGCATGCTCAAGATGGGGCGCCGCGAGTATGTGCAGGTGCTGCGGCTGCTTGAGACCTTTGGCATGGATGACCTGCATGCCGCCGTGAAGAAGGCCCTGAAGCTGGGCGCGGTCGGCTTTGACGCCGTGAAGCACCTCGTGCTTTGCCAGGTCGAGAAGCGCCCCCCAAGGCTTGATCTCGATGTCTACCCCTACCTGCCGCGGGCGAACGTCGAGACGACGCGTGCGGCCAGCTACATGGCCTTGATGTCGGAGGCGGCGGAATGA
- a CDS encoding VOC family protein, whose translation MKLRYLHTMVRVLDLEKSMAFFALLGLRETRRIESEAGRFTLVFMAPEGQEDCPVELTWNWDGDAGLPSDSRHFGHLAYQVEDIYALCQRLMEAGVVINRPPRDGHMAFVRSPDNVSIELLQAGAPLAPAEPWASMPNTGHW comes from the coding sequence ATGAAATTGCGCTATCTGCACACGATGGTCCGGGTGCTTGATCTGGAGAAAAGCATGGCGTTTTTCGCGCTTTTGGGCCTGCGCGAGACCCGCCGGATCGAGAGCGAGGCGGGGCGGTTCACGCTCGTCTTCATGGCGCCGGAGGGGCAGGAGGACTGCCCGGTCGAGCTCACCTGGAACTGGGATGGCGATGCGGGCTTGCCCTCGGACAGCCGCCATTTTGGCCATCTCGCCTATCAGGTCGAGGATATTTATGCGCTTTGTCAGAGGCTTATGGAGGCGGGCGTGGTGATCAACCGCCCGCCGCGCGATGGCCATATGGCCTTCGTGCGCTCGCCCGACAATGTCTCGATCGAGCTCTTGCAGGCAGGCGCGCCGCTGGCCCCGGCCGAGCCCTGGGCCTCGATGCCCAACACCGGGCATTGGTGA
- the pth gene encoding aminoacyl-tRNA hydrolase, with translation MQLWVGLGNPGAKYAANRHNIGFMALDRIAADHGFGPWRKGYQGLVSEGRLGSTRVILLKPETFMNLSGQSVRAAADFFKIPVEAITVFHDELDLAPGKIRVKQAGGHAGHNGLRSIHQHLSENYARVRLGIGHPGDKARVANYVLSDFAKADQDWLDDLLRGLSDGAPALAAGESAKFLNAVSLRTAPPRPSTGTKPPEKPAEKPAAAPEDPRSPLEKLAERFKR, from the coding sequence ATGCAACTCTGGGTCGGCCTCGGCAATCCGGGCGCAAAATATGCCGCCAACCGCCACAATATCGGCTTCATGGCGCTCGACCGCATCGCCGCCGACCACGGCTTCGGCCCCTGGCGCAAAGGCTATCAGGGGCTCGTCTCCGAAGGCCGCCTCGGCTCCACCCGGGTGATCTTGCTCAAACCGGAAACCTTCATGAACCTCTCGGGCCAATCGGTGCGCGCCGCGGCCGATTTCTTCAAGATCCCGGTCGAGGCGATCACGGTCTTCCACGACGAGCTCGACCTCGCGCCCGGCAAGATCCGCGTCAAACAGGCGGGCGGGCATGCCGGCCACAACGGGCTGCGCTCGATCCACCAACACCTGAGCGAAAATTACGCCCGCGTCCGGCTCGGCATCGGCCACCCCGGCGACAAGGCCCGCGTCGCCAATTACGTCCTGTCGGATTTCGCCAAGGCCGATCAGGACTGGCTCGACGACCTGCTGCGCGGCCTCTCGGACGGTGCGCCTGCGCTCGCGGCGGGCGAGAGCGCGAAATTCCTCAACGCGGTGAGCCTGCGCACCGCGCCGCCGCGGCCCTCGACCGGCACCAAACCGCCCGAAAAACCCGCCGAAAAACCCGCCGCCGCCCCCGAAGATCCGCGCAGCCCGCTCGAAAAACTCGCCGAGCGTTTCAAGCGCTGA
- the ftrA gene encoding transcriptional regulator FtrA: MTTIANILPNLTLPPLPRPRVVALAYDGLCTFEFGIAAEIFGLARPEMGPNWYSFATAAIEPGPLRAQGGLTVQTDGGLDLLEGAGLILLPGWRGAEAPIPPALLEALRPAHAAGARLASICSGAFVLAATGLLDGRAATTHWRYAEIFRARFPRVRLDPEVLYIDEGDILTSAGSAAGMDLGLHIIRRDFGPEAANSVARRLVMPAHRAGGQAQFLPRPVPRAHEGDRLAPALEALRQNLAAPPSTRALAARAGLSERTFLRRFHDATGTTPARFLAEARLTRATELLESTPAPIEAVAEAAGFASAALLRHHFHARYGLSPSAWRRRFGRPTP; the protein is encoded by the coding sequence ATGACAACGATCGCAAATATCCTGCCAAACCTGACCCTCCCGCCGCTCCCCCGCCCGCGGGTCGTGGCGCTCGCCTATGACGGGCTGTGCACCTTCGAATTCGGCATCGCCGCCGAGATCTTCGGCCTCGCCCGCCCCGAAATGGGCCCGAACTGGTACAGCTTCGCCACCGCCGCGATCGAGCCCGGCCCCCTGCGCGCCCAGGGCGGTCTGACCGTGCAAACCGATGGCGGGCTCGACCTGCTCGAGGGCGCCGGGCTGATCCTGCTGCCCGGCTGGCGCGGCGCCGAGGCGCCGATCCCCCCCGCCCTCCTTGAGGCCCTGCGCCCCGCCCATGCCGCAGGCGCCCGCCTCGCCTCGATCTGCTCAGGCGCCTTCGTCCTCGCCGCGACCGGCCTCCTCGACGGTCGCGCCGCCACAACCCATTGGCGCTACGCCGAAATCTTCCGCGCCCGCTTCCCCCGCGTGCGCCTCGACCCAGAGGTGCTCTACATCGACGAGGGCGATATCCTGACCTCGGCGGGCTCCGCCGCGGGGATGGATCTCGGCCTCCACATCATCCGCCGCGACTTCGGCCCAGAGGCCGCAAATTCCGTCGCGCGCCGCCTCGTCATGCCCGCCCACCGCGCCGGCGGCCAAGCGCAATTCCTGCCCCGCCCGGTGCCGCGCGCCCATGAGGGCGACCGCCTCGCCCCCGCCCTCGAAGCCCTGCGCCAAAACCTCGCCGCGCCCCCCTCGACCCGCGCCCTCGCCGCCCGCGCCGGCCTGAGCGAGCGCACCTTCCTGCGCCGCTTCCACGACGCCACCGGCACCACCCCCGCCCGCTTCCTCGCCGAGGCCCGCCTCACCCGCGCAACCGAACTCCTCGAGAGCACCCCCGCCCCGATCGAGGCCGTCGCCGAAGCCGCGGGCTTTGCCTCCGCCGCCCTCCTGCGCCACCATTTCCACGCCCGCTACGGCCTCTCCCCCTCGGCCTGGCGCCGCCGCTTTGGCCGCCCCACCCCCTGA
- a CDS encoding rhodanese-like domain-containing protein: MNPVLSRPAPAPESLIAALEAQCALHTDCSDVHAAFAAPGAPGFVLLHTMGTPETYARRHVPNAVFLPHRLITAERMAEWPGETLFVVYCSGPHCNAAEQAALALARLGRPVKIMLGGIMGWEFEGFAFAHGA, translated from the coding sequence ATGAACCCCGTTTTGAGCCGCCCCGCCCCCGCCCCCGAGAGCCTGATCGCCGCGCTGGAGGCGCAATGCGCGCTTCATACCGATTGTTCCGATGTTCATGCGGCTTTTGCCGCGCCGGGCGCGCCGGGCTTTGTGCTTTTGCATACGATGGGCACGCCCGAGACCTATGCGCGCCGGCATGTGCCGAACGCGGTGTTCTTGCCGCATCGGCTCATCACCGCCGAGCGGATGGCGGAATGGCCGGGCGAGACGCTGTTTGTCGTCTATTGCTCGGGGCCGCATTGCAACGCGGCCGAGCAGGCGGCGCTGGCGCTGGCGCGGCTCGGGCGGCCGGTCAAGATCATGCTGGGCGGGATCATGGGCTGGGAGTTCGAGGGCTTTGCCTTTGCCCATGGCGCCTGA
- a CDS encoding 50S ribosomal protein L25/general stress protein Ctc, whose product MAKEIETIEAFVRTGTGKGAARQARREGYVPGIVYGDGKEPVALNFDYNKLLTRLRKGRFMSTLFNLKVEGMEDVRVICRGVQKDVVKDLPTHIDFMRTHRASRINLFIHVNFDNADAAPGIKRGGTLTIVRPEVELEVLAGDIPDHITVDLTGKQIGDVIHINDIELPAGCKPTIDRNFVIANIAAPSGLRSADADEAAEG is encoded by the coding sequence ATGGCGAAAGAGATCGAAACGATCGAAGCCTTCGTGCGTACGGGGACGGGCAAGGGGGCCGCTCGGCAAGCACGTCGTGAGGGCTATGTGCCCGGCATCGTTTACGGCGACGGCAAAGAGCCGGTTGCCCTGAACTTCGACTACAACAAGCTGCTCACCCGCCTGCGCAAGGGCCGCTTCATGTCGACCCTCTTCAACCTGAAGGTCGAAGGCATGGAAGACGTCCGCGTGATCTGCCGCGGCGTGCAGAAAGACGTGGTCAAGGACCTGCCGACCCACATCGACTTCATGCGCACCCACCGCGCCTCGCGCATCAACCTGTTCATCCACGTGAACTTCGACAACGCGGACGCCGCCCCCGGCATCAAGCGTGGCGGCACCCTGACCATCGTGCGTCCGGAAGTCGAACTCGAAGTGCTCGCGGGCGACATCCCGGATCACATCACCGTGGACCTGACCGGCAAGCAAATCGGCGATGTCATCCACATCAACGACATCGAGCTGCCGGCGGGCTGCAAGCCCACCATCGACCGCAACTTCGTCATCGCCAATATCGCGGCGCCCTCGGGCCTGCGTTCGGCCGATGCGGACGAAGCGGCCGAAGGCTGA
- a CDS encoding alpha-hydroxy acid oxidase has protein sequence MPVITCIDDLKRLHRKRTPKMFYDYAESGSYTEQTFRENTSDFAQIRLRQKVAVDMTGRSTRSTMLGEEVAMPVALAPVGLTGMQRADGEIKAARAAAKFGVPFTLSTMSICSIEDVAAHSDAPFWFQIYTLTDDDFNKRILERARAAGCSALVITVDLQLLGQRHKDLKNGLTAPPKFTLPVLADLATKWRWGIEMLGTKRRFFGNIVGHVSGVEDPSRLSSWTAEKFDQALNWDRIQRLMEMWGGKVILKGILDAEDAEMAAKVGADAIVVSNHGGRQLDGALSSIRVLPEIVAAVGERTEVWLDSGIRSGQDVLKALALGAKGVMIGRAYIHGLGAMGEPGVTAALEVIRKELDTSMALCGERRVADLRRENLLVPKGFFEAYE, from the coding sequence ATGCCCGTTATCACCTGCATCGACGATCTCAAGCGGCTCCACCGCAAGCGCACGCCGAAGATGTTCTATGATTACGCGGAAAGCGGCTCCTATACCGAGCAGACCTTCCGCGAGAACACCAGTGATTTCGCCCAGATCCGGCTGCGCCAGAAGGTCGCCGTCGACATGACCGGGCGCTCGACGCGCTCGACGATGCTGGGCGAGGAGGTGGCGATGCCGGTCGCGCTGGCGCCTGTCGGGCTTACGGGCATGCAGCGCGCCGATGGCGAGATCAAGGCGGCGCGGGCGGCGGCGAAGTTTGGCGTGCCCTTCACCCTCTCGACCATGTCGATCTGCTCGATCGAGGATGTCGCAGCGCATAGCGACGCGCCGTTCTGGTTCCAGATCTACACGCTCACTGACGATGATTTCAACAAGCGCATCCTCGAGCGGGCGCGCGCGGCGGGATGCTCGGCGCTGGTGATCACGGTCGATCTGCAGCTCCTCGGCCAGCGCCACAAGGATCTCAAGAACGGCCTCACCGCGCCGCCGAAATTCACGCTGCCGGTGCTCGCCGATCTCGCCACGAAATGGCGTTGGGGGATCGAGATGCTGGGCACCAAGCGGCGCTTCTTCGGCAATATCGTCGGCCATGTCAGCGGCGTCGAGGATCCCTCGCGGCTGAGCTCCTGGACGGCGGAAAAGTTCGACCAGGCGCTCAACTGGGACCGGATCCAGCGGCTGATGGAAATGTGGGGCGGCAAGGTGATCCTGAAGGGGATCCTCGACGCCGAGGATGCCGAGATGGCCGCGAAAGTGGGCGCCGATGCGATCGTGGTGTCGAACCACGGCGGGCGCCAGCTCGACGGCGCGCTCTCCTCGATCCGGGTTCTGCCCGAGATCGTCGCGGCGGTGGGCGAGCGGACCGAGGTCTGGCTCGACAGCGGCATCCGCTCGGGGCAGGACGTGCTCAAGGCGCTGGCGCTCGGCGCGAAGGGGGTGATGATCGGGCGGGCCTATATCCACGGGCTCGGCGCGATGGGCGAGCCCGGCGTGACCGCGGCGCTCGAGGTGATCCGCAAGGAGCTCGACACCTCGATGGCGCTGTGTGGCGAGCGGCGCGTGGCCGATCTGCGGCGCGAGAACCTGCTGGTGCCGAAAGGCTTCTTCGAGGCCTATGAGTAA